GGGGATAATGATTGATAGGTGCAATTTAAACCACGGAGTTTGGTTAGACAAAGATGAGTTGGAAAAAATCCAAGTGTTTGTTGAACGATGGGAAGTGAATTCTGAGGTTGATGAAAAATACAAACAAGTTCTTCTTTCTATAAAAGCTGAGTCAAAAGAAAATGGAAAAAGGAAAGTGAGTCTTTAAAAGTTAGTAGATTCGGTTTCATAAATACTTTTCTTAAAACATTGGCAAATAAAGGATTTTTCTAAATAT
This portion of the Leptospiraceae bacterium genome encodes:
- a CDS encoding zf-TFIIB domain-containing protein, translated to MQHINYQYSSGIMIDRCNLNHGVWLDKDELEKIQVFVERWEVNSEVDEKYKQVLLSIKAESKENGKRKVSL